A single window of Nicotiana tomentosiformis chromosome 1, ASM39032v3, whole genome shotgun sequence DNA harbors:
- the LOC104101933 gene encoding calmodulin-like protein 30 isoform X1, translating into MSKLSFLDFQYNLSKRSFLRKPTRMFTKERQNSGLLPIYQLSVDELKKVFDKFDSNKDGKISPEEYKAILKSMGKKNLLTREVQKIFDVADANGDGFIDFKEFVEAQKKEGGVKTMDLKSAFHTFDKDGDGKISVQEVYELQKGLGQRCSLQDCRKMVKAVDANGDGVIDLDEFMTMMTRTMTLC; encoded by the coding sequence ATGTCGAAATTGAGCTTTCTTGATTTCCAATACAACCTCTCAAAGAGGAGTTTCCTGCGTAAGCCAACTAGGATGTTTACCAAAGAGAGACAAAACTCAGGCTTATTGCCTATTTACCAACTTAGTGTGGATGAACTAAAGAAAGTCTTTGATAAATTTGATTCAAACAAAGATGGCAAGATTTCACCAGAAGAATACAAAGCTATTCTCAAATCCATGGGGAAGAAAAACCTCCTTACAAGGGAAGTACAAAAGATTTTCGACGTTGCAGATGCAAATGGTGATGGATTTATTGATTTCAAGGAGTTTGTGGAAGCGCAGAAGAAGGAAGGTGGTGTCAAAACTATGGATTTGAAGAGTGCATTTCATACTTTTGACAAGGATGGTGATGGAAAGATCAGTGTGCAGGAAGTATACGAGTTGCAGAAGGGGCTCGGACAGAGGTGCAGCCTTCAAGATTGCAGGAAAATGGTGAAGGCTGTGGATGCAAATGGAGATGGTGTGATTGATTTGGATGAATTCATGACTATGATGACTCGCACTATGACACTTTGTTAG
- the LOC104101931 gene encoding pentatricopeptide repeat-containing protein At2g15690, mitochondrial, with protein MASLMAIRRARISISTSSHKVRLLYTSSRSISDLKFPKTLTLNSPLLSVPLKTLSTFAAPNDAQQIPPYPSDSPRVPQNRDFASPAQQWNNQTQNYPNNNHMNMSYPQYQTQNPNQVNQGYPNYGNVNPGQGYANPGQGYSQGFQNQNLSQRPNISDRHNISPNVQNQNIQYRPNPGEPRNNLPPGYVNQWNNQNQGFREQGNPSAAPSYPQGGYQNLERTQHPDRNQNYPQPGSGNQWSNQNYTPRLSSGQLPQAQSVQPGSGFPINNQSQNQAQVLQNQVPSVPPPTVDLISLCREGKVKEVIEHMEQGVVGDAQCFEMLFELCANSKKLEDAKKVHDYFLRSKFRSDLRLNNKVINMYSKCGSMIDARRVFDHMRDRDMDSWHLMINGYALNGLGDDGLTLYDQMRELGMKPSEETFLYIFEACASADAIDEAFMHFGSMKSEYGIAPQVEHYLGLMGVLGKCGHLAEAEDYITKLPFEPTAAVWEALMNYARIHGDIDLEDRAEELMVGLDPSKAVANKIPTPPPKKQLAINMLEGRNRVAESRNPTLYKDDEKLRAAMKEQAYVPDTRYVLHDIDQEAKEQALLYHSERLAIAYGLISTPARTPLRIIKNLRVCGDCHNAIKIMSRIVGRELIVRDNKRFHHFKDGKCSCGDYW; from the coding sequence ATGGCTTCTCTAATGGCGATTCGCAGAGCTCGAATCTCCATTTCCACTTCCTCTCACAAGGTACGTTTATTATACACATCTTCGCGCTCTATTTCCGACCTCAAATTCCCTAAAACCCTAACCTTAAACTCCCCGCTCTTATCAGTACCTCTGAAAACCCTATCAACATTCGCAGCACCAAACGATGCTCAACAAATTCCCCCATACCCCTCTGATTCACCTAGGGTTCCGCAAAACAGGGATTTTGCAAGCCCTGCTCAACAGTGGAATAATCAAACCCAGAATTATCCGAATAATAATCATATGAATATGTCGTATCCTCAATAtcaaactcaaaatcctaatcaGGTTAATCAAGGTTATCCTAACTATGGAAATGTTAATCCCGGTCAAGGATATGCCAATCCTGGTCAAGGATATAGCCAAGGTTTTCAGAATCAGAACCTTTCTCAGCGTCCAAACATTAGTGACAGGCATAATATAAGCCCTAATGTTCAAAATCAGAACATTCAATATAGGCCAAACCCCGGTGAGCCTCGAAATAACCTGCCTCCTGGATATGTTAACCAATGGAATAATCAAAATCAAGGCTTCAGAGAACAAGGTAACCCTAGTGCAGCTCCAAGTTATCCACAAGGCGGATATCAGAATCTGGAACGCACACAGCACCCTGATAGGAATCAGAATTATCCACAGCCTGGTTCTGGTAATCAGTGGAGTAATCAAAATTACACGCCAAGATTAAGCTCAGGTCAACTTCCTCAGGCACAGAGCGTCCAGCCAGGAAGTGGGTTTCCGATAAATAATCAATCTCAGAACCAAGCTCAGGTTCTTCAGAATCAAGTGCCAAGTGTTCCTCCGCCTACTGTTGATTTAATCAGCTTGTGCCGAGAGGGTAAAGTTAAGGAGGTTATTGAACATATGGAGCAGGGAGTAGTCGGTGATGCGCAATGTTTTGAGATGCTCTTTGAGTTATGTGCGAACTCGAAGAAACTTGAAGATGCTAAAAAGGTGCATGATTACTTTTTGAGATCAAAGTTCAGGAGTGATCTTCGTTTGAACAATAAAGTTATTAATATGTATTCCAAGTGTGGAAGTATGATAGATGCGCGCAGGGTTTTTGATCATATGCGTGATAGAGATATGGACTCGTGGCATTTGATGATAAATGGATATGCACTGAATGGATTGGGGGATGATGGGTTGACATTGTATGATCAGATGAGGGAGTTGGGAATGAAGCCAAGCGAGGAAACTTTTCTTTACATTTTCGAGGCTTGTGCCAGTGCGGACGCCATTGATGAGGCTTTCATGCATTTTGGGTCGATGAAGAGTGAGTATGGAATTGCTCCACAGGTGGAGCACTACTTGGGACTTATGGGTGTTCTAGGAAAATGTGGACATCTTGCTGAGGCAGAGGATTATATCACTAAGCTCCCATTTGAACCAACAGCAGCTGTCTGGGAAGCATTAATGAATTATGCTCGTATACACGGCGATATTGATCTTGAGGACCGAGCTGAGGAGTTGATGGTTGGTCTTGATCCTTCTAAGGCTGTTGCTAATAAGATTCCCACTCCGCCACCGAAGAAGCAGTTAGCAATTAATATGCTTGAGGGAAGAAATAGAGTAGCTGAGTCTCGTAATCCAACCCTATATAAGGATGATGAGAAGTTGAGGGCTGCAATGAAAGAACAAGCTTATGTGCCTGATACCAGATATGTTCTTCATGATATTGATCAGGAAGCTAAGGAACAGGCTTTGCTATACCACAGTGAGCGTTTAGCCATTGCATATGGTCTGATTAGCACACCTGCTAGAACCCCTTTGCGCATTATAAAGAATCTCCGCGTGTGTGGTGATTGTCACAATGCTATCAAGATTATGTCAAGGATTGTTGGGCGAGAGTTAATTGTCAGGGACAACAAACGGTTTCATCATTTCAAGGATGGCAAATGTTCTTGTGGGGATTATTGGTGA